The Micromonospora sp. M71_S20 genome has a window encoding:
- a CDS encoding HAMP domain-containing sensor histidine kinase: protein MRARLALLVAAVSVLTLVAFLVPLALLVRTVAADRATVRATADAQSLVTVVGTADTATIRLTVDQLATESARPVTVFLPDDTVLGAPAPRTAAVALAARGQSLTAESGRGREVVIAVQGRPDGTAVIRTVVPPAELTAGVTRSWLALALLGVLLVLIGLAVADRLARTLVRPIGELSAVSHRLANAELAARVTPAGPRELREVAGALNHLAGRIQVLLVQEREEVADLSHRLRTPLTALRLEAESLRDPEDAARVTAAVDGLERAVTGLIRQARWRVPTAGAASADAAAVVAERVAFWSVLAEDTGRAVTLDLAPGPLPVGVPADELAAAVDALLGNVFAHTPDGTAFAVRLVAAEAGRAALTVSDEGPGMPPNTIDRGASTAGSTGLGLDIARRAAQSSGGRLTLHTAPSGGAEVRLELGPPSS, encoded by the coding sequence ATGAGGGCCCGGCTGGCGCTGCTGGTCGCCGCGGTCAGCGTGCTCACCCTGGTCGCCTTCCTGGTGCCGCTGGCGCTGCTGGTGCGTACCGTCGCGGCCGACCGGGCCACCGTGCGGGCCACGGCCGACGCGCAGAGCCTCGTCACCGTCGTCGGTACCGCCGACACCGCGACGATCCGGCTGACCGTCGACCAGCTGGCCACGGAGTCCGCGCGGCCGGTCACGGTGTTCCTGCCCGACGACACGGTCCTCGGCGCCCCCGCCCCGCGTACGGCCGCCGTGGCGCTGGCCGCCCGGGGGCAGAGCCTCACCGCCGAGTCCGGGCGGGGGCGGGAGGTGGTGATCGCCGTGCAGGGCCGGCCGGACGGCACCGCCGTGATCCGGACGGTGGTCCCGCCCGCCGAGCTGACCGCCGGGGTGACCCGGTCCTGGCTGGCCCTGGCCCTGCTCGGCGTGCTGCTGGTGCTGATCGGGCTGGCCGTCGCCGACCGGCTGGCCCGCACCCTCGTCCGGCCGATCGGTGAGCTCTCCGCGGTGTCGCACCGGCTGGCGAACGCGGAGCTGGCCGCGCGCGTCACGCCCGCCGGGCCGCGCGAGCTGCGTGAGGTGGCCGGTGCCCTCAACCACCTCGCCGGCCGGATCCAGGTGCTGCTGGTGCAGGAGCGGGAGGAGGTCGCCGACCTCTCGCACCGCCTGCGCACCCCGCTGACGGCGCTGCGCCTGGAGGCCGAGTCGCTGCGCGACCCGGAGGACGCGGCCCGGGTGACCGCGGCCGTGGACGGGCTGGAGCGGGCGGTGACCGGCCTGATCCGACAGGCCCGGTGGCGGGTGCCGACGGCCGGGGCGGCAAGCGCCGACGCGGCGGCCGTGGTGGCCGAGCGGGTGGCGTTCTGGTCGGTGCTGGCCGAGGACACCGGGCGGGCCGTGACGCTCGACCTGGCGCCGGGACCGCTGCCGGTGGGCGTGCCCGCCGACGAGCTGGCGGCGGCGGTGGACGCCCTGCTCGGCAACGTCTTCGCGCACACTCCGGACGGCACCGCGTTCGCCGTCCGGCTGGTGGCGGCGGAGGCGGGCCGGGCGGCGCTGACCGTGTCCGACGAGGGGCCGGGGATGCCGCCCAACACGATCGACCGGGGCGCGAGCACCGCCGGCTCGACCGGCCTGGGCCTGGACATCGCCCGCCGCGCCGCCCAGTCCAGCGGTGGCCGCCTGACCCTGCACACCGCGCCCTCCGGCGGCGCCGAGGTACGCCTCGAACTCGGCCCGCCCTCGTCCTGA
- a CDS encoding nitroreductase family deazaflavin-dependent oxidoreductase, translated as MGEQVLDSPQGWVADHIRRYVETDGAEGHEWRPGVFTLLLTTRGRRSAKLRRTALIYGRDGDAYLVVASQGGDPRHPAWYLNLLDEPLVEVQVGAERFTARARTATAEEKPRMWSTMAAIWPAYDEYQAKTDREIPVVVLERA; from the coding sequence ATGGGCGAGCAGGTGCTGGACAGTCCGCAGGGCTGGGTGGCCGACCACATCCGGCGGTACGTCGAGACCGACGGCGCCGAGGGGCACGAGTGGCGGCCCGGCGTCTTCACCCTGCTGCTGACCACCCGGGGCCGGCGCAGCGCAAAGCTGCGGCGCACCGCGCTGATCTACGGCCGCGACGGCGACGCCTACCTGGTCGTCGCCTCGCAGGGCGGCGACCCCAGGCACCCGGCCTGGTACCTCAACCTGCTCGACGAGCCGCTGGTCGAGGTGCAGGTGGGCGCCGAGCGGTTCACCGCGCGGGCGCGGACCGCGACGGCGGAGGAGAAGCCGCGCATGTGGTCCACGATGGCCGCCATCTGGCCGGCGTACGACGAGTACCAGGCGAAGACCGACCGGGAGATCCCCGTCGTCGTGCTCGAACGCGCCTGA
- a CDS encoding serine hydrolase: MSVARSIDPDQIGFDPARLARIDEHFGRYVDDGRLAGWQVLVTRRGEIAHSSTYGLRDAEAGRPVEADTLWRIYSMTKPVTSVAAMILWEEGRFQLTDEISRWLPEFADMRVYSKGSALKPYTVPAVEPIRVWHLLTHTAGLTYGFMQTSVVDTIYRAAGYDLYPPADVDLATACQAFGELPLLFQPGTAWGYSVATDVLGRLVEVVSGQSLDAFFADRIFRPLGMTDTHWWAGGDAADRLAALYAPDPRTGRAFRYDKLGALAYEKPLLLSGGGGLISSAADYHRFTQMLLRGGELDGARLLGPRTVRFMTRNHLPGGRDLETLSAGGFAETTLEGIGFGLGFAVVDDPVPSRVPSSPGEYYWGGVASTAFWVDPAEEVTALFFTQLMPSSTYPIRPQLRQLVYSALVD; encoded by the coding sequence GTGAGTGTGGCACGCAGCATCGACCCGGACCAGATCGGCTTCGACCCGGCGCGGTTGGCGCGCATCGACGAGCACTTCGGCAGGTACGTCGACGACGGTCGCCTCGCCGGCTGGCAGGTGCTGGTCACCCGCCGTGGCGAGATCGCCCACTCCTCGACGTACGGGCTGCGCGACGCGGAGGCGGGCAGGCCCGTCGAGGCGGACACGCTCTGGCGCATCTACTCGATGACCAAGCCCGTCACCTCCGTCGCCGCGATGATCCTGTGGGAGGAGGGCCGCTTCCAGCTGACTGACGAGATCAGCCGGTGGCTGCCCGAGTTCGCCGACATGCGGGTCTACTCCAAGGGCTCGGCCCTCAAGCCGTACACGGTGCCGGCGGTCGAACCGATCCGGGTCTGGCACCTGCTCACCCACACCGCCGGCCTGACGTACGGCTTCATGCAGACCTCGGTGGTCGACACCATCTACCGGGCCGCCGGCTACGACCTGTACCCGCCGGCGGACGTCGACCTGGCGACGGCCTGCCAGGCCTTCGGCGAGCTGCCGCTGCTGTTCCAGCCCGGCACCGCCTGGGGCTACTCGGTCGCCACCGACGTGCTCGGCCGGCTGGTCGAGGTGGTCTCCGGGCAGAGCCTGGACGCCTTCTTCGCCGACCGGATCTTCCGCCCGCTGGGCATGACCGACACGCACTGGTGGGCCGGGGGCGACGCCGCCGACCGGCTCGCCGCCCTCTACGCGCCCGACCCGCGCACCGGTCGCGCGTTCCGCTACGACAAGCTGGGCGCCCTGGCGTACGAGAAGCCGCTGCTGCTCTCCGGCGGCGGCGGCCTGATCTCCAGCGCCGCCGACTACCACCGGTTCACCCAGATGCTGCTGCGCGGCGGCGAGCTGGACGGGGCACGCCTGCTGGGGCCGCGCACGGTGCGCTTCATGACCCGCAACCACCTGCCCGGCGGGCGGGACCTGGAGACCCTCTCCGCCGGTGGCTTCGCCGAGACCACCCTCGAAGGGATCGGCTTCGGGCTGGGCTTCGCCGTGGTCGACGACCCCGTGCCGAGCCGGGTGCCGAGCAGCCCCGGCGAGTACTACTGGGGCGGCGTGGCGAGCACGGCGTTCTGGGTCGACCCGGCCGAGGAGGTCACGGCCCTGTTCTTCACCCAGCTCATGCCGTCGAGCACCTACCCGATCCGGCCGCAGCTGCGCCAGCTCGTCTACTCCGCCCTGGTCGACTGA
- the dacB gene encoding D-alanyl-D-alanine carboxypeptidase/D-alanyl-D-alanine-endopeptidase — protein sequence MHRRLFPRTLALVALVAAAATAGAPTATAESPTPAATRLNATIDAILADSRLAGAQTSVVVKDATTGETVYHRNGDRRLVPASNTKLLTSAAALELLGPGHRFSTEVRTSGARRAGLVSGNLYLRGGGDPTMLAADYDALAAQVAAAGVRVVTGNLVADDTRYDSTRLGPDWTWDDEPYYYAAQVSALTVAPDTDYDAGTVIVHAAPGASAGARPVVTTTPATRYLKIDNRAETVAGGETSVSFERAHGSNTVVVTGQIALGAAPASDWVSVWEPTGYAADVFRSALRRHGVRVLGRTVPGQATPEGAAEVARHHSMPLAELMVPFLKLSNNGHAEVLTKEIGRVLSGSGTWSAGLAAISEYVADVGMDTGTLRQRDGSGLSRRNLIPADEFVDLLTAVRDEPWFDTWYAALPVAGEADRFVGGTLRSRMRGTAAAGNVHAKTGSLTGVSGLSGYVTDADGRVLAFSILLNNYLASSVKTLEDQIAIALASYTAKGVSGARVAAPTAPDAPRVPEGLECAWVKPNAC from the coding sequence ATGCATCGTCGTCTCTTCCCCCGGACGCTCGCGCTGGTGGCGCTGGTCGCCGCCGCGGCCACGGCGGGCGCGCCCACCGCCACCGCCGAGTCCCCGACCCCCGCGGCGACCCGGCTGAACGCCACCATCGACGCGATCCTCGCCGACAGCCGGCTGGCCGGAGCGCAGACCTCGGTGGTGGTGAAGGACGCGACGACCGGGGAGACGGTCTACCACCGCAACGGCGACCGGCGCCTGGTGCCCGCCTCCAACACCAAGCTGCTGACCTCGGCGGCGGCGCTGGAACTGCTCGGGCCGGGCCACCGCTTCAGCACCGAGGTGCGCACCAGCGGCGCCCGCCGGGCGGGCCTGGTCTCCGGCAATCTCTACCTGCGCGGCGGCGGCGACCCGACCATGCTGGCCGCCGACTACGATGCGCTGGCCGCGCAGGTCGCCGCCGCGGGCGTCCGGGTGGTCACCGGCAACCTGGTGGCCGACGACACCCGCTACGACAGCACCCGCCTCGGCCCCGACTGGACCTGGGACGACGAGCCGTACTACTACGCCGCGCAGGTCTCCGCCCTGACCGTGGCACCGGACACCGACTACGACGCGGGCACCGTCATCGTCCACGCCGCCCCCGGCGCGAGCGCCGGCGCGCGTCCGGTCGTCACCACCACCCCGGCCACCCGGTACCTGAAGATCGACAACCGGGCCGAGACGGTCGCCGGCGGGGAGACGTCGGTCTCCTTCGAGCGCGCGCACGGCAGCAACACGGTCGTGGTGACCGGGCAGATCGCGCTCGGCGCCGCGCCGGCGAGCGACTGGGTCAGCGTCTGGGAGCCCACCGGCTACGCCGCCGACGTCTTCCGGTCGGCGCTGCGCCGGCACGGCGTACGGGTGCTCGGCCGGACGGTGCCCGGCCAGGCCACCCCGGAGGGCGCGGCCGAGGTGGCGCGGCACCACTCGATGCCCCTGGCCGAGCTGATGGTGCCGTTCCTCAAGCTGTCCAACAACGGGCACGCCGAGGTGCTGACCAAGGAGATCGGCCGGGTGCTCTCCGGCTCCGGCACCTGGTCGGCCGGGTTGGCCGCGATCAGCGAGTACGTCGCCGACGTCGGGATGGACACCGGCACGCTGCGCCAGCGGGACGGCTCGGGGCTCTCCCGGCGCAACCTCATCCCCGCCGACGAGTTCGTGGACCTGCTCACCGCCGTGCGCGACGAGCCCTGGTTCGACACCTGGTACGCGGCCCTGCCGGTCGCCGGCGAGGCGGACCGGTTCGTCGGCGGGACGCTGCGCAGCCGGATGCGGGGCACGGCGGCGGCGGGCAACGTGCACGCCAAGACCGGCAGCCTGACCGGCGTCTCCGGCCTCTCCGGCTACGTCACCGACGCCGACGGGCGGGTGCTGGCGTTCTCGATCCTGCTCAACAACTACCTGGCCTCCTCGGTGAAGACGCTGGAGGACCAGATCGCGATCGCCCTGGCCTCGTACACGGCCAAGGGCGTGAGCGGCGCGCGGGTCGCGGCCCCGACGGCGCCCGACGCCCCCCGGGTCCCGGAGGGCCTGGAGTGCGCCTGGGTCAAGCCGAACGCCTGCTGA
- a CDS encoding PPOX class F420-dependent oxidoreductase, with product MARSIATNTRVDRAELTEFLRPRHRVVLITTRADGRPQSSPVSAGVDGDGRLVISTYPERAKVANVRSDPRVSACVLSDDWNGPWVQVDGTAEVLDLPEALEPLVDYFRCISGEHPDWDEYRAAMLRQGKSLIRVTIESWGPIATGGFPARLAD from the coding sequence ATGGCACGCAGCATCGCGACGAACACCCGGGTCGACCGGGCCGAGCTGACCGAGTTCCTCCGGCCACGGCACCGGGTGGTGCTGATCACCACCCGCGCCGACGGTCGGCCGCAGTCGTCCCCGGTCTCCGCCGGGGTGGACGGCGACGGGCGGTTGGTGATCTCCACCTATCCCGAGCGGGCCAAGGTCGCCAACGTCCGCAGCGACCCACGGGTGTCGGCCTGCGTGCTCTCCGACGACTGGAACGGCCCGTGGGTGCAGGTCGACGGCACCGCCGAGGTGCTGGACCTGCCGGAGGCGCTGGAGCCGCTGGTGGACTACTTCCGCTGCATCTCCGGCGAGCACCCGGACTGGGACGAGTACCGGGCGGCGATGCTCCGGCAGGGCAAGTCGCTGATCCGGGTCACCATCGAGTCGTGGGGCCCGATCGCCACCGGCGGCTTCCCCGCCCGCCTCGCCGACTGA
- a CDS encoding DUF1330 domain-containing protein yields MPAFALAHLHDTPVNEDILTYIERIQATLDPFGGRFRVHGAEVEVREGDWPGTVVVIEFPDLDRARAWYDSPAYQEILPLRTRHIPGAALIVDGVGSDYDPRRTAARLRARAAG; encoded by the coding sequence ATGCCCGCGTTCGCGCTCGCCCACCTGCACGACACCCCGGTCAACGAGGACATCCTCACCTACATCGAGCGCATCCAGGCCACGCTGGACCCGTTCGGCGGCCGGTTCCGGGTGCACGGCGCCGAGGTGGAGGTCAGGGAGGGCGACTGGCCGGGCACCGTGGTCGTCATCGAGTTCCCCGACCTGGACCGGGCCCGCGCCTGGTACGACTCGCCGGCGTACCAGGAGATCCTGCCGCTGCGCACCCGGCACATCCCGGGCGCGGCGCTGATCGTCGACGGCGTCGGGTCCGACTACGACCCCCGCCGGACGGCCGCCCGGCTGCGGGCGCGGGCGGCCGGCTGA
- a CDS encoding pentapeptide repeat-containing protein, whose translation MPELTEDESFRNEDWYGEELVDRRFVRCEFFHVDLTEAVSRGAVFDGCTFGNVKFNASRHTDSAFTRCIFQRCNFFEAEFTGCKLVGSTFAQCDLRPLTVAGGDWSFVALPGADLRGVRITDVRMREVDLTRANLTGATVTGVDLSAAQLHSSRLSGADLRGSDLTALDPTVVERAGAIVDPGQTVVIAQALGFEIR comes from the coding sequence ATGCCCGAGCTGACCGAGGACGAGAGCTTCCGCAACGAGGACTGGTACGGCGAGGAACTGGTGGACCGGCGCTTCGTCCGGTGCGAGTTCTTCCACGTCGACCTGACCGAGGCGGTGAGCCGGGGCGCGGTCTTCGACGGCTGCACCTTCGGCAACGTGAAGTTCAACGCCTCCCGGCACACCGACTCGGCGTTCACCCGCTGCATCTTCCAGCGGTGCAACTTCTTCGAGGCGGAGTTCACCGGCTGCAAGCTCGTGGGCAGCACCTTCGCCCAGTGCGACCTGCGGCCGCTGACGGTCGCCGGCGGCGACTGGTCGTTCGTCGCGCTGCCCGGCGCCGACCTGCGCGGGGTCCGCATCACCGACGTCCGGATGCGGGAGGTGGATCTGACCAGGGCCAACCTCACCGGGGCCACGGTCACCGGCGTCGACCTCTCCGCCGCGCAGCTGCACAGCTCCCGGCTGTCCGGGGCCGACCTGCGCGGCAGCGACCTGACCGCGCTCGACCCGACGGTGGTGGAGCGGGCCGGGGCGATCGTCGACCCCGGGCAGACCGTGGTGATCGCGCAGGCGCTCGGCTTCGAGATCCGCTGA
- a CDS encoding adhesin yields MLTMTDNAVLVIRDLANQQDVAEDGGVRIAADTDAGSLTVELVAEPADGDHVVDNQGARIFLDSDAAELLGDASVDASVDDEGIVQFGFTEKQ; encoded by the coding sequence ATGCTCACCATGACCGACAACGCCGTGCTGGTCATCCGAGATCTCGCCAACCAGCAGGACGTCGCCGAGGACGGCGGAGTGCGGATCGCCGCCGACACCGACGCGGGCTCGCTCACCGTCGAACTGGTCGCCGAACCGGCCGACGGCGACCACGTGGTCGACAACCAGGGCGCCCGCATCTTCCTGGACTCCGACGCCGCCGAGCTGCTCGGCGACGCGTCGGTGGACGCGAGCGTCGACGACGAGGGCATCGTGCAGTTCGGGTTCACCGAGAAGCAGTGA
- a CDS encoding response regulator transcription factor codes for MAAVAGVTGGPGPDPDRPVRVLIVDDDALVRAGLSMILGGVPDLLVVGEAADGSEVPAAVAACAPDVVLMDIRMPRLDGLAATEALRASPDPPEVLVLTTFDADEQVLRALRAGAGGFLLKDTPPAEIVRAVHRVAAGEATLSPAVTRRLIDHVTAPGAAGGPDPRRERALRQLAGLSEREHEVAVALGRGRTNAEIAAELFMSVATVKAYVSRLLVKLGLNNRVQVALLVHDAGLV; via the coding sequence CTGGCTGCCGTGGCCGGCGTGACCGGCGGGCCGGGGCCCGACCCCGACCGGCCGGTGCGGGTGCTGATCGTCGACGACGACGCGCTGGTCCGGGCCGGCCTGTCGATGATCCTCGGCGGGGTGCCGGACCTGCTCGTGGTCGGGGAGGCCGCCGACGGCAGCGAGGTGCCCGCCGCCGTGGCCGCCTGCGCGCCGGACGTGGTGCTGATGGACATCCGCATGCCCCGGCTCGACGGTCTCGCGGCCACCGAGGCGCTGCGCGCGTCGCCCGACCCGCCGGAGGTGCTGGTGCTGACCACCTTCGACGCCGACGAGCAGGTGCTCCGGGCGCTGCGGGCCGGGGCCGGCGGCTTCCTGCTCAAGGACACCCCGCCGGCCGAGATCGTGCGGGCGGTGCACCGGGTGGCGGCGGGCGAGGCGACGCTCTCCCCGGCGGTGACCCGCCGGCTGATCGACCACGTGACCGCGCCGGGCGCGGCGGGTGGCCCCGACCCGCGCCGGGAGCGGGCGCTGCGGCAGCTCGCCGGGCTCAGCGAGCGGGAGCACGAGGTCGCGGTCGCGCTCGGGCGCGGCCGGACGAACGCGGAGATCGCCGCCGAGCTGTTCATGAGCGTCGCGACCGTCAAGGCGTACGTGTCACGGCTGCTGGTGAAGCTCGGCCTGAACAACCGGGTCCAGGTCGCCCTGCTGGTGCACGACGCCGGCCTCGTCTGA
- a CDS encoding PepSY domain-containing protein: MKRKSLMLASLGGAAVLAVTGATFGVAAADNGAARATTLAAATTAPTTPATPGTPSGTGSSAPATSGAPTTGGTPAPSGSGAPATGDDAVTEQRAGEIALARAGGGKIVEVEREDEDGRAVWSVEIVAGQTEHEIDVDRGDGTVVKAEQEPVDDDDDDDRDDDDDDDDDDSDDGDD; the protein is encoded by the coding sequence ATGAAGCGCAAGTCCCTGATGCTGGCGTCGCTCGGCGGCGCGGCCGTGCTGGCCGTGACCGGCGCGACCTTCGGCGTCGCGGCGGCCGACAACGGCGCGGCCCGGGCGACCACCCTGGCCGCCGCCACCACCGCCCCGACGACCCCGGCCACGCCGGGCACCCCGAGCGGCACCGGGAGCAGCGCCCCGGCGACGAGCGGCGCGCCGACCACCGGCGGCACCCCGGCCCCGTCGGGCAGTGGTGCGCCGGCCACCGGCGACGACGCGGTGACCGAGCAGCGGGCCGGCGAGATCGCGCTGGCCCGGGCGGGCGGCGGCAAGATCGTCGAGGTCGAGCGCGAGGACGAGGACGGCCGGGCCGTGTGGAGCGTCGAGATCGTGGCCGGGCAGACCGAGCACGAGATCGACGTCGACCGGGGCGACGGCACGGTGGTCAAGGCCGAGCAGGAGCCGGTCGACGACGATGACGACGACGACCGGGACGACGACGATGACGACGACGACGACGACTCGGACGACGGCGACGACTGA
- a CDS encoding NAD(P)-binding domain-containing protein, which yields MDERSVDVLVIGAGQAGLSAGHHLGRAGFAPGDGFVVLDGGDGPGGAWRHRWPTLRLDRVHGFHDLPGLPFPVAGPDRPAAEVVSAYFAAYEHEFDLPVRRPVRVREVRDRPDGRLAVHTDHGSWTTRALVNATGTWTRPFWPHYPGRSTFRGRQLHTADYRGPAEFAGRRVVVVGGGTSAVQLLAEVSTVAAGTTWVTRRPPDFRDEEFTPERGRAAVALVDAAVRAGRPPASVVGVTGLPLTPELRRLRERGVLDRLPVFDRITPDGVAWDDGRFVPADVILWCTGFRAALDHLAPLRLRAPGGGITMDGTRVVADERIHLIGYGPSASTIGANRAGRAAVRDIRARLAPAGAAH from the coding sequence ATGGACGAGCGCTCCGTCGACGTGCTGGTGATCGGGGCCGGGCAGGCCGGGCTCTCCGCCGGCCACCACCTGGGCCGCGCCGGGTTCGCCCCCGGGGACGGCTTCGTGGTCCTCGACGGGGGCGACGGGCCGGGCGGGGCGTGGCGGCACCGCTGGCCCACGCTGCGACTCGACCGGGTGCACGGCTTCCACGACCTGCCCGGTCTGCCCTTCCCGGTGGCCGGGCCCGACCGGCCGGCGGCCGAGGTGGTCAGCGCCTACTTCGCCGCGTACGAGCATGAGTTCGACCTGCCGGTGCGGCGCCCGGTGCGGGTCCGGGAGGTGCGCGACCGGCCCGACGGCCGGCTGGCCGTGCACACCGACCACGGTTCCTGGACCACCCGTGCCCTGGTCAACGCCACCGGCACCTGGACGCGGCCGTTCTGGCCGCACTACCCCGGCCGGTCGACCTTCCGGGGCCGGCAACTGCACACGGCCGACTACCGGGGACCGGCGGAGTTCGCCGGCCGGCGGGTCGTGGTGGTGGGCGGCGGGACGTCGGCCGTCCAACTGCTCGCCGAGGTCTCGACCGTGGCCGCCGGCACCACCTGGGTGACCCGGCGCCCACCCGACTTCCGCGACGAGGAGTTCACCCCCGAGCGGGGGCGCGCGGCGGTGGCCCTGGTCGACGCGGCGGTACGCGCGGGCCGGCCGCCGGCCAGCGTGGTCGGGGTGACCGGGCTGCCGCTCACGCCGGAACTGCGCCGGCTGCGCGAGCGCGGCGTGCTCGACCGGTTACCCGTCTTCGACCGGATCACGCCCGACGGGGTGGCCTGGGACGACGGGCGGTTCGTGCCCGCGGACGTGATCCTGTGGTGCACCGGCTTCCGGGCCGCGCTGGACCATCTCGCGCCGTTGCGCCTGCGCGCGCCGGGCGGCGGTATCACGATGGACGGCACCCGCGTGGTCGCCGACGAGCGCATTCACCTGATCGGGTACGGCCCGTCGGCGAGCACGATCGGCGCCAACCGGGCGGGCCGCGCGGCGGTACGCGACATCCGCGCCCGACTCGCCCCGGCCGGCGCCGCGCACTGA
- a CDS encoding NAD(P)-dependent oxidoreductase — protein sequence MSNIVVFGAGGTAGSRITAEAVGRGHRVTAAVRRPEATSYLPPAVTVVTGDATSERSVRELAPDTDAMVVAIGGGGHDLWLDAARNLVGVLRGMPAAPRIIHVGGGSTLLTPKGTRYLDEPDFPEEYRDAAMGQADALDFYRASADGVSWTYVSPPPLEFHPGERTGHYRTGGDQPVTDHEGRSVLSYEDLAVAIVDEIEQPRHENARFTAAY from the coding sequence ATGAGCAACATCGTCGTGTTCGGCGCGGGTGGCACCGCGGGGTCGCGGATCACCGCCGAGGCGGTCGGCCGGGGGCACCGGGTCACCGCGGCGGTACGCCGGCCGGAGGCCACCTCGTACCTGCCGCCGGCGGTCACGGTGGTCACCGGGGACGCCACCAGCGAGCGGAGCGTACGGGAGTTGGCGCCCGACACGGACGCCATGGTGGTGGCGATCGGCGGCGGCGGACACGATCTGTGGCTCGACGCGGCGCGGAACCTGGTCGGCGTGCTGCGCGGGATGCCGGCCGCGCCGCGGATCATCCACGTGGGCGGCGGGTCGACGCTGCTCACCCCGAAGGGCACCCGCTACCTCGACGAGCCGGACTTCCCCGAGGAGTACCGCGACGCGGCCATGGGGCAGGCCGACGCCCTCGACTTCTACCGCGCCTCGGCCGACGGGGTGAGCTGGACGTACGTCTCCCCGCCGCCGCTGGAGTTCCATCCGGGCGAGCGCACGGGGCACTACCGCACCGGCGGCGACCAGCCGGTGACCGACCACGAGGGCCGCTCGGTGCTCAGCTACGAGGACCTGGCGGTGGCGATCGTGGACGAGATCGAACAGCCACGCCACGAGAACGCCCGCTTCACCGCCGCGTACTGA
- a CDS encoding D-Ala-D-Ala carboxypeptidase family metallohydrolase, with protein sequence MRVNTLKRAAVAFALALPAAAVATVVAAPAAHADGCYTWQRNLYQGRSGDDVRQLQIRVAGWAGNRDIVENDGRYGPKTAAAVKRFQAAYGLRADGVAGPQTYGKLYALQDDDCTPRHFSYSEMDDGCGRGGWTGGPLSAAQTRQNALRTMWKLEAMRRSLGDKPLRVSSGFRSRACNDQVGGASDSQHLYGNAADVVSRTSSLCQIARDARNRGFSGIYGPGYPDHDDHVHVDSRRENNSDNTPNTTSWSAPDCGIGAGND encoded by the coding sequence GTGCGCGTTAACACCCTGAAACGGGCGGCTGTCGCATTCGCCCTGGCGTTGCCGGCTGCCGCTGTCGCCACGGTGGTCGCCGCGCCAGCGGCCCATGCCGACGGCTGCTACACGTGGCAGCGCAACCTCTACCAGGGGCGCTCCGGCGACGACGTCCGCCAGTTGCAGATCCGGGTGGCCGGGTGGGCCGGCAACCGGGACATCGTGGAGAACGACGGCCGCTACGGACCGAAGACCGCCGCCGCCGTCAAGCGCTTCCAGGCCGCGTACGGGCTGCGCGCCGACGGCGTCGCCGGACCGCAGACGTACGGCAAGCTCTACGCCCTCCAGGACGACGACTGCACGCCGCGGCACTTCAGCTACAGCGAGATGGACGACGGCTGCGGTCGCGGCGGCTGGACCGGCGGCCCGCTCTCCGCCGCGCAGACCCGGCAGAACGCGCTGCGCACGATGTGGAAGCTGGAGGCGATGCGGCGCAGCCTCGGCGACAAGCCGCTGCGCGTCAGCAGCGGCTTCCGCAGCCGCGCCTGCAACGACCAGGTCGGCGGGGCGTCCGACAGCCAGCACCTCTACGGCAACGCCGCCGACGTGGTGTCGCGCACCAGCTCGCTGTGCCAGATCGCCCGCGACGCCCGCAACCGGGGCTTCAGCGGGATCTACGGTCCCGGCTACCCGGACCACGACGACCACGTGCACGTGGACTCGCGGCGGGAGAACAACAGCGACAACACCCCGAACACCACCAGTTGGTCCGCGCCGGACTGCGGGATCGGCGCCGGCAACGACTGA
- a CDS encoding pyridoxamine 5'-phosphate oxidase family protein — protein sequence MAWWSDLVRDEPGFAERVRARFAVRKHGTMATLRRDGSPRISGTEFDFDGGHLRLGSLPGAVKALDLRRDPRVALHCPTEDTPADAPGAWGGDAKIAGRAHEEPPGEDGSHRFRIELTEVVLTRVGDPPDHLVIESWHPGRGLRRRRRD from the coding sequence ATGGCATGGTGGTCAGATCTCGTCCGGGACGAGCCCGGCTTCGCCGAGCGCGTCCGGGCGCGCTTCGCGGTACGCAAACACGGCACGATGGCGACGCTGCGCCGGGACGGCTCGCCCCGGATCAGCGGCACCGAGTTCGACTTCGACGGCGGGCACCTGCGACTGGGCAGCCTGCCCGGCGCGGTCAAGGCGCTCGACCTGCGCCGCGACCCACGGGTGGCGCTGCACTGCCCGACGGAGGACACTCCGGCCGACGCCCCGGGAGCCTGGGGCGGCGACGCGAAGATCGCCGGGCGGGCGCACGAGGAGCCTCCGGGCGAGGACGGCTCGCACCGGTTCCGGATCGAGTTGACCGAGGTGGTGCTGACCCGGGTGGGCGACCCGCCGGACCACCTGGTGATCGAGAGCTGGCATCCCGGCCGGGGTCTGCGCCGCCGCCGGCGGGACTGA